The following are encoded together in the Gordonia insulae genome:
- a CDS encoding TetR/AcrR family transcriptional regulator: protein MTQTTEPAGRPYGGQSATERRLSRRNRLTEAVLDLVYESGIESLSVGAICERASVSKRHLYLSFSNLDDLTEETLTDVLAHVADRIAAASAELDSDAPRARLIEGAVEEILTAFDDPRVARLYLEAPGNRGLRAARDHAVAHFVTQLLTLLAGDRADDPRAQLIARVLVGGTTEGVALWLRGDVTLERTELVATLTALGVDAVNHILRLKPPH from the coding sequence GTGACGCAGACCACCGAGCCAGCCGGGCGGCCCTACGGCGGGCAAAGCGCTACAGAGCGACGCCTATCGCGCCGCAATCGACTGACCGAGGCCGTCCTCGACCTCGTCTATGAGAGCGGTATCGAATCGCTGAGTGTCGGAGCTATCTGCGAACGCGCATCGGTCTCCAAACGCCATCTCTACCTCAGCTTCTCCAATCTCGATGACCTCACGGAGGAGACACTGACCGACGTGCTCGCACACGTCGCCGATCGCATCGCCGCGGCATCAGCCGAACTCGACAGCGACGCGCCCAGAGCCCGACTGATCGAAGGCGCCGTCGAAGAAATCCTGACCGCCTTCGACGATCCACGCGTCGCACGTCTATATCTCGAGGCCCCGGGCAACCGCGGACTCCGCGCAGCGCGAGATCACGCGGTGGCCCACTTCGTCACTCAGCTACTGACCTTGCTCGCCGGCGACCGGGCCGACGACCCACGAGCTCAACTCATCGCCCGAGTGCTCGTCGGCGGCACCACCGAAGGAGTCGCGCTATGGCTGCGCGGCGACGTCACACTCGAACGCACAGAGCTCGTCGCCACACTCACCGCACTCGGCGTCGACGCCGTCAACCACATCCTCCGGCTGAAGCCACCACACTGA
- a CDS encoding response regulator transcription factor — protein MTDSASIRVIVVDDHPVVRDGVASQLKSCSEVSVVGLAPSGREAVAMCGNYRPDVVLLDLRLPDMPAHEVVRRAAATSPESKIIIFTAFPEHDGVAAALAAGACGLLVKDISGYDLCAAVHDAAATGRLTSSPEIPSGTSLLTPREYDMLRLIAAGHTNVEIASELNLSVNTVKDYVRNVLQRLTARNRAQLITNARARGLL, from the coding sequence GTGACTGACTCTGCCAGCATCCGCGTTATCGTTGTCGACGATCATCCAGTCGTTCGTGACGGTGTCGCCTCGCAGCTCAAGTCATGTTCTGAAGTATCGGTGGTCGGCCTGGCCCCGTCCGGACGCGAAGCCGTCGCGATGTGTGGCAACTACCGGCCCGACGTAGTGCTACTCGATCTCAGGCTGCCAGACATGCCGGCGCACGAGGTTGTTCGGCGCGCCGCGGCGACCTCACCGGAGTCGAAGATCATCATCTTCACCGCATTCCCTGAACACGACGGTGTAGCAGCCGCGCTTGCGGCGGGGGCGTGCGGACTACTGGTGAAAGACATCTCCGGGTACGACCTGTGCGCGGCCGTCCACGATGCCGCAGCAACCGGACGCCTGACGTCGTCGCCCGAGATCCCCTCCGGTACCAGCTTGCTCACCCCTCGTGAGTACGACATGCTCAGGCTCATCGCGGCCGGGCATACAAACGTCGAGATTGCCTCCGAGTTGAACTTGTCGGTCAACACGGTGAAGGACTACGTCCGAAACGTGCTGCAAAGGCTCACAGCACGCAACCGCGCACAACTCATCACCAACGCACGAGCCCGAGGTCTTCTCTGA
- a CDS encoding cation-translocating P-type ATPase, whose product MPALSDSHALGDAHLRSASDVAADADVDPNVGLATVDAAVRLKTYGPNEVTAEPPPSIWAVARSQLANPMNIMLLIVAVAAFAIGQIATGLVVAFLVVFNIVMGTRQEMKAQASVDALAGLQVPLARVRRGGQVAEVPAVDLVPGDVVLIESGDLVPADGRLITSATLEIQEAALTGESAPVAKDPAVVSGGDIALGDRTNMVFQNTQVTRGSAVFVVTSTGAATQMGRIADMVTATKRSKSPLQLELDGLTKVFGFLAWGAVAIIGVVGLLRGQSGETLALLCISTAIASIPTGLPTFVQTMLSSGAQHLAEQKAVVKSLADVETLGGTTVINSDKTGTLTMNAMTVTALYAGDQWFRVEGSGYAKSGAILGAAGDPPDFTPLALGLSLCSDATVGDDGSVIGDPTEAALVVLAAKMGVDAEATRRAISRVTEVPFDSDYKFMATFHDRPSTIHGAVIDQPHLVVVKGGPDVVLDRCGAALRRGEIVPIDDMRQQILDANRELSEKGLRVLAFAARGLDDAEMTAASREPMGSVTDLVFVGLVGIIDPLRTEATDAVHAALGAGIDVRMITGDHTITARAIADQLGLGPGVITGTELQKLSDDDVKTRLPQLHVFGRVAPEDKLRLARLMQEDGDVVAMTGDAVNDAAALKQADIGVAMGSGSEVSKQAAKIVLTDDNFATLVRAVELGRDIYRRISTYIRLQLTILSSVLQLMVFATIFNINGGVAMLPMQLLFCKLFVVVTVVVGLIVDVPDPGVMQRPPRKPGTRIVEGPQVIRWVISGFLVAVTALALLQWGPDEPSSDTGSVSMTMAFAVVALTGVNLGVVMRRERQVPWSQPMFPYFGWLIAGWTLTWAAVELGMLQRLLDTVSLTGGQWLVVLGLSLITPTFVGIDKAIGMRRL is encoded by the coding sequence ATGCCAGCCCTCAGTGATTCGCACGCCCTGGGCGATGCCCATCTCCGCAGCGCCTCCGACGTCGCAGCCGACGCAGATGTGGACCCGAACGTCGGCCTGGCCACCGTCGACGCGGCCGTCCGGCTGAAAACCTACGGACCGAACGAGGTGACAGCGGAACCACCGCCGTCCATCTGGGCGGTCGCGCGCAGCCAGCTCGCGAACCCGATGAACATCATGCTGCTCATCGTCGCGGTGGCCGCGTTCGCCATCGGTCAGATCGCCACCGGCCTCGTCGTGGCCTTCCTCGTGGTGTTCAACATCGTGATGGGCACCCGTCAGGAGATGAAGGCACAGGCGAGCGTCGACGCTCTCGCCGGTCTGCAAGTGCCGCTGGCGCGAGTACGTCGCGGTGGACAGGTGGCGGAGGTCCCGGCCGTCGACCTCGTACCCGGCGACGTCGTCCTGATCGAGTCGGGCGACCTCGTGCCCGCCGACGGCCGACTCATCACCTCGGCGACCCTCGAGATACAGGAAGCCGCGCTCACCGGCGAGAGTGCCCCAGTGGCGAAGGATCCGGCGGTTGTCTCGGGCGGCGACATCGCGCTGGGCGACCGCACGAACATGGTCTTCCAGAACACCCAGGTCACCCGGGGATCCGCGGTGTTCGTGGTGACGTCCACCGGCGCCGCGACCCAGATGGGTCGGATCGCGGACATGGTCACCGCCACCAAACGGTCGAAATCCCCGCTGCAACTGGAGCTCGACGGCCTGACCAAGGTATTCGGATTCCTCGCCTGGGGTGCGGTCGCGATCATCGGTGTCGTCGGACTGCTCCGCGGACAGAGCGGCGAAACCCTTGCCCTGCTGTGTATTTCCACCGCCATCGCGTCGATCCCCACCGGCCTGCCGACATTTGTGCAGACGATGCTGTCCTCCGGAGCACAGCATCTTGCGGAACAGAAGGCGGTGGTCAAGTCCTTGGCCGACGTCGAGACTCTGGGCGGCACCACGGTCATCAACTCCGACAAGACCGGCACCCTGACCATGAACGCCATGACGGTCACCGCCCTGTATGCAGGCGATCAGTGGTTCCGGGTCGAGGGCTCCGGGTATGCCAAGTCCGGTGCGATCCTCGGCGCCGCGGGCGATCCGCCCGACTTCACCCCACTCGCCCTGGGACTCTCGCTCTGCTCGGATGCGACTGTCGGCGACGACGGTTCGGTGATCGGCGATCCCACCGAGGCGGCCCTCGTGGTGCTCGCCGCGAAGATGGGCGTCGACGCGGAGGCGACCCGCCGCGCGATCTCCCGCGTGACCGAGGTGCCGTTCGATTCCGACTACAAGTTCATGGCCACCTTCCACGACCGCCCGTCCACGATCCACGGTGCGGTGATCGATCAACCTCACCTCGTCGTCGTGAAGGGCGGACCCGACGTCGTCCTCGACCGTTGCGGTGCAGCACTTCGGCGCGGTGAGATCGTGCCGATCGATGACATGCGCCAGCAGATTCTCGACGCCAATCGTGAACTGTCCGAGAAGGGTCTGCGGGTATTGGCCTTCGCCGCCCGGGGCCTCGATGACGCCGAGATGACGGCCGCGTCGCGCGAGCCGATGGGATCGGTCACCGATCTCGTGTTCGTCGGGCTCGTCGGCATCATCGACCCCCTGCGGACAGAGGCGACCGACGCGGTACACGCGGCGCTCGGCGCGGGCATCGACGTCCGCATGATCACCGGCGACCACACGATCACCGCGCGGGCGATCGCCGATCAACTCGGGCTGGGGCCGGGCGTGATCACCGGCACCGAGTTGCAGAAACTCAGCGACGACGACGTGAAGACCCGACTTCCCCAACTGCACGTCTTCGGGCGCGTCGCTCCCGAGGACAAACTCCGACTGGCCCGGCTGATGCAGGAGGACGGGGACGTGGTCGCGATGACCGGTGACGCGGTCAACGACGCGGCGGCCCTGAAGCAGGCCGACATCGGCGTCGCGATGGGAAGCGGTTCCGAGGTCTCCAAGCAGGCCGCGAAGATCGTGCTCACCGACGACAACTTCGCCACGCTGGTGCGAGCCGTGGAACTGGGCCGGGACATCTACCGCCGGATATCGACCTACATCCGCCTGCAGTTGACGATCCTTTCGTCGGTTCTGCAGTTGATGGTCTTCGCGACGATCTTCAACATCAACGGCGGGGTGGCCATGCTGCCGATGCAACTGCTGTTCTGCAAGTTGTTCGTGGTGGTCACTGTGGTGGTCGGCCTGATCGTTGACGTTCCCGACCCCGGCGTCATGCAGCGTCCACCCCGCAAGCCGGGAACCCGCATCGTCGAGGGCCCGCAGGTCATCCGGTGGGTGATCAGCGGTTTCCTCGTCGCCGTCACCGCGCTGGCCCTTCTGCAGTGGGGACCCGACGAGCCGTCGTCGGATACGGGTTCGGTGTCGATGACGATGGCCTTCGCGGTCGTCGCGCTGACCGGGGTCAACCTCGGCGTGGTCATGCGCCGCGAGCGCCAGGTCCCGTGGTCTCAGCCGATGTTCCCCTACTTCGGCTGGCTCATCGCCGGCTGGACACTCACGTGGGCTGCAGTGGAACTGGGCATGCTGCAACGACTGCTCGACACCGTGTCGCTGACCGGCGGGCAGTGGCTGGTGGTGTTGGGACTGTCCTTGATCACGCCGACGTTCGTCGGCATTGACAAGGCGATCGGGATGCGGAGGCTGTGA
- a CDS encoding linalool dehydratase/isomerase domain-containing protein, giving the protein MIGAIVAPIIVWLAFTIEAALTHSHAHHLSITWISITAGLVPGGVLVAFGVHVLRHSHQVAVAQSLNTELADVTFFETAVPSSPEPPVGEASTDDLAHLRFALDLALQPLEDFAGFDRRDQFREAALRYQLSVLAYALSMYRYSATPAFSGYLAEAQERAILKMGNKRVWGYWPLENAWGRLSLGRDPVDNNDNVMLTGWQGAAVGMYESFGDNRFSRPGGLTYTWSDGQEYRHDFHNLTESIHRNMRRSPYTLFSCEPTWIYPVCNTFGVTTLIAHDRLHGTSFHADLDEAIARAYEDEFTRPDGKLIGVRNESLGLSWNIWASEGVSLPTTYWMNAFLPDQAQRAWWLMKRNSLKFEGERFVLPRTAANRCDVGNYSFGSDSFAHTFLSLTAREMGDDEIADAAFAYVDTKEHIERQAGVARYDGMSTQGNLYSLLARFSRAAANRDLIGAGLPAHWLAAPRLAEAAYPDVLVARAVTDGRALELVLYPGDGGTRATLVIDQLRPHRRYAVLGAFNPAVEADHNGCARIDLDIEGRTAVRVEPTS; this is encoded by the coding sequence ATGATCGGCGCGATCGTCGCCCCGATCATCGTGTGGCTAGCGTTCACGATCGAAGCGGCTCTGACGCATTCTCATGCACATCATCTGTCGATCACCTGGATCTCGATCACTGCCGGACTGGTTCCGGGTGGGGTGTTGGTCGCGTTCGGCGTACATGTCCTGCGTCACAGCCATCAGGTTGCGGTTGCGCAGTCTTTGAATACCGAACTCGCTGATGTCACGTTCTTCGAGACTGCGGTGCCGTCGTCTCCCGAGCCGCCAGTCGGTGAAGCGTCGACAGATGATCTCGCGCATCTTCGCTTTGCGCTCGACCTCGCTCTGCAACCGCTCGAGGACTTCGCGGGATTCGACCGCCGGGACCAGTTCCGGGAAGCCGCACTTCGCTACCAGCTCAGCGTCCTGGCCTATGCGCTGTCGATGTACCGATACTCCGCAACGCCGGCGTTCTCGGGCTATCTGGCCGAAGCGCAGGAGCGGGCAATCCTGAAAATGGGGAACAAGCGGGTCTGGGGATACTGGCCGCTGGAAAATGCCTGGGGGCGACTGTCCCTCGGTCGAGACCCGGTCGACAACAACGACAACGTGATGCTGACCGGATGGCAGGGCGCCGCGGTCGGGATGTACGAGAGCTTCGGCGACAACCGATTTTCCCGGCCGGGCGGGTTGACCTACACCTGGTCCGACGGACAAGAGTATCGGCACGACTTCCACAACCTCACAGAGTCCATCCACCGCAACATGCGCCGGTCGCCCTACACACTGTTTTCCTGCGAACCGACGTGGATCTATCCCGTCTGCAACACCTTTGGTGTCACCACCCTCATCGCTCATGACCGACTGCACGGCACGAGTTTTCATGCCGACCTCGACGAGGCGATCGCGCGCGCGTACGAAGACGAGTTCACGCGCCCGGACGGCAAACTCATCGGGGTTCGCAATGAGAGCCTGGGTTTGTCCTGGAACATCTGGGCCAGCGAAGGTGTCAGTCTCCCGACGACCTACTGGATGAACGCATTTCTGCCGGACCAGGCACAGCGGGCGTGGTGGCTCATGAAAAGAAACTCGTTGAAGTTCGAAGGAGAGCGCTTTGTGCTACCGCGGACCGCAGCCAATCGCTGCGACGTCGGCAACTACTCCTTCGGCAGTGACTCGTTCGCCCATACCTTTCTCTCGCTGACCGCTCGTGAGATGGGCGATGACGAGATCGCAGACGCCGCATTCGCCTACGTCGATACGAAAGAGCACATCGAACGCCAGGCAGGTGTCGCGCGGTATGACGGAATGTCCACGCAGGGCAACCTGTACTCGCTGCTCGCGCGGTTCTCGCGGGCGGCGGCCAATCGTGATCTGATCGGTGCGGGCCTGCCCGCCCATTGGCTCGCGGCCCCTCGTCTGGCCGAGGCCGCGTATCCCGATGTTCTCGTCGCCCGCGCTGTCACCGATGGCCGAGCACTGGAGCTGGTTCTCTATCCCGGTGATGGCGGCACTCGCGCAACACTGGTGATCGATCAGCTCCGGCCTCACCGCCGGTACGCGGTGCTGGGAGCCTTCAACCCGGCGGTCGAAGCAGACCACAATGGTTGCGCCCGAATTGATCTCGACATCGAAGGACGCACCGCCGTCCGAGTGGAGCCAACCTCATGA
- a CDS encoding carboxymuconolactone decarboxylase family protein, whose amino-acid sequence MHGKLNPAEKELVVLHVAWRVGCVCKWAHHAQMADEPGISEEHIVALATHNPVVAEPRLHAFITAAAQLVETGQLDQNTWRAVADVAGDDTALELCMLAVITSWSR is encoded by the coding sequence ATGCACGGCAAACTGAACCCCGCCGAGAAGGAGCTCGTGGTACTGCATGTCGCTTGGCGAGTGGGATGTGTCTGCAAATGGGCGCACCACGCGCAGATGGCCGATGAGCCCGGCATCTCAGAGGAGCACATAGTCGCGTTGGCAACGCACAACCCCGTCGTGGCCGAACCTCGACTCCACGCCTTCATTACCGCCGCAGCGCAGCTCGTCGAAACCGGTCAACTCGATCAGAACACCTGGCGCGCCGTAGCCGACGTCGCAGGCGATGACACCGCCCTCGAGTTGTGCATGCTGGCGGTCATTACGTCATGGTCGCGATGA
- a CDS encoding oxygenase MpaB family protein: MKLRPGLVVSRQIARLDPVVDADEIARLSLVTLHGNPALTYALFTVAFMKQVAVPTMARILYRRGGGDIMAFPAQRNDDTLLFFGQLLDHGPTSPTGRAWIERLNQIHAHFPIRNDDSLYTLSTLALDPHQITSDIAHSPFTPTELEAQWHFWRSVAELQGLHSLPETREALHGWAQSYEQREFAPTSEGRAVARSLIDTFAERVLPRHLRQYADQIISAVCPPNLRDVHDLPQPPPPVQLAAGLTVAAYARSAALRLVDLERSMVDTFGVRQYGERQPSEVGYQRSQRKDHTI, translated from the coding sequence ATGAAACTACGTCCCGGTCTCGTTGTGTCCCGGCAGATCGCACGGTTGGATCCGGTCGTCGACGCCGACGAGATCGCTCGGCTGTCGTTGGTCACCTTGCACGGCAATCCGGCTTTGACCTACGCCCTGTTCACCGTCGCGTTCATGAAGCAGGTGGCGGTTCCGACCATGGCCCGAATCCTGTACCGCCGTGGAGGTGGGGACATCATGGCCTTCCCGGCGCAGCGCAATGACGACACCCTGCTGTTCTTCGGGCAACTGCTCGATCACGGACCGACCTCGCCAACAGGACGCGCGTGGATCGAACGTCTGAACCAGATCCACGCGCACTTCCCGATCCGCAATGACGACTCGCTCTACACGCTCTCGACGCTGGCTCTTGATCCCCATCAGATCACCTCCGACATCGCGCATTCCCCCTTCACGCCAACAGAATTGGAAGCGCAGTGGCACTTCTGGCGCTCGGTGGCCGAGTTGCAAGGACTCCACAGCCTGCCCGAGACGCGCGAAGCGCTCCACGGATGGGCACAGTCCTACGAGCAGCGTGAGTTTGCGCCGACCAGCGAAGGGCGCGCCGTGGCCCGCTCGCTGATCGACACGTTCGCAGAGCGTGTTCTGCCCAGACATCTGCGACAGTATGCGGACCAGATCATCTCGGCCGTCTGCCCACCGAATCTCCGCGACGTCCACGACCTACCCCAACCCCCTCCGCCCGTACAACTCGCGGCCGGACTAACAGTCGCTGCGTACGCTCGATCCGCTGCATTACGCCTGGTCGACCTCGAGCGATCCATGGTCGACACATTCGGCGTCCGACAGTACGGCGAGCGACAGCCGTCAGAAGTGGGTTATCAACGGTCACAGCGCAAGGACCACACCATCTGA